The nucleotide window GCGGGAGTGGCGTCCGCGCTCACTGGGAGAGCCACGACAGCTCCTCGCCGGTCGCGGTGCGCCCGCCGACCACCTCGACGAAGACCTGCTCCAACGAGCGACCGCCACGGACCTCGTCGATGGTCCCGACCCGCTTGATGGTGCCGCCGGCCAGGATCGCCACGTGCGAGCAGAGCCGCTCCACCACCTCCATCACGTGACTGGAGAAGACCACAGTGCCGCCGCCGGCCGCGTACCGGGTGAGGATGTCCCGGATCAGCGCGGCGGAGACCGGGTCGACCGCCTCGAACGGCTCGTCCAACACCAGCACCCGAGGACCGTGCAGCAGTGCGCAGGCCAGGCCGATCTTCTTCTTCATGCCCGCCGAGTAGTCCACCACCAGCGTCCGACCGGCGTCACCGAGCGCCAGAACGTCCAGCAGCTCGGCGGCCCGCTGGTCGACCACCGCCGGGTCCATCCCCCGCAACAACCCGTTGTACGCCAGCAGCTCCGCCCCGGTCAGCCGGTCGAACAGCCGGACCCCGTCGGGCATCACGCCGAGCAGCCGCTTGGCGGTCACCGGGTCCTGCCAGACGTCGTGCCCGAGCACCCAGGCGGAGCCGGCGTCCGGTCGCAGCAGCCCGACCGCCATCGACAGGGTGGTGGTCTTGCCGGCGCCGTTCGGGCCGAGCAGGCCATAGAAGGAACCGGCGGGGACGTCCAGGTCGACGCCGGCCACCGCGACCGTGCCGTCGAACCGCTTGGCCAGGCCACGCAGTGCGAGCGCGGGGTGCTCAACAGTCATGGAGCAGACGCTATCCGCCGCCCGCCAGTTCCGCCGTCCGGCGACGGGCGGACCCGCGATCATCCCCGAGGCGGACGATGATTGCGCCGATCTTGCAGCTTCTGTTGTCGACATGGGTGGAAATGACCCCTGTGTCGTGACAGAAAGTGCAAGATCGCGGAACGCGCCGGCAGCCTCGTTCCTGCCAGCGTGCCGTTCTCCTTGCTGCCCCTGATGCAACCGGCCGTCGTGCTGGCGGGTGACAGTGGCAGAAGCGACAACGGGGGAGGGGACGTTGGACAGAGACGATGGGTTCGAGGACTTCTATCGAGCCACCAGACACCGGGTCGTCACCGTGCTGTACGCGCTCGGTGGCGACATCCACGAGGCGCAGGACGCCGCGCAGGAAGCGTACGTCCGGGCCTGGCAGCGCTGGCAGCGCATCGGCGAGTACGGCGATCCGGAGGCGTGGGTGCGCGGCGTGGGGCACCGCCTCCTCATAAACCGATGGCGCAAGATCCGTAACGGCATCCGGGCAAACCGGCGGCACGGTCCGGCCACTGCCGTGGGACCACCCTCGGAGAACACTGTCGCGCTGGTCGCGGCGTTACGTCGATTGCCGCTGGAACAACGCGAGGCGATCGTCCTGCACTACCTGGCGGACCTCTCGGTCGCTGACATCGCGACTCAGATCGGTGTGCCGCTCGGCACCGTCAAGGCCCGGCTCTCCCGGGGCCGCCAGGCCATGGCCCCCATGCTCGGCAGCACCCTCCCGGAGGAGGTCAGCAATGCCTGATCAGTTCTTCATCGACATCTACCGCGACACTGAGCACCTGACCTGGACGCCGACCGAACAGGTGCGGGAGCACGGCCGGCGGCGGACTCGTCGGACCAGGATCGCGGCGACGCTCGTCGGCGTGGTCGCGGTGGCCCTGGTGGCTACCGGGGCGGTGGCGCTGGCCGGCGGCCGGGAGGGGACGCCGACGCCGGTGCTGCCGGCGACCGGATCACCGACCCCGACACCCGCGCCGTCAGCCACCCCGACGCCGTCCCCACCGAAGGCCACCCGAACTCCCGTCGTACCGCCGTCGAACCCGTCAAGTCCCAGCGGCCGATCGTCGACCGGTTCCGCCAACCCGGCCATCCCGGAGTCGGCGATGTTGCAGGCGTCCGACGTGCCGTCCGGCTGGCGAAGGCAGGCGGCGAGCAGGGACGGGGACTCCAGCTTCGCCTTCAGCACCGGCGGGTGCGAACCTTCGAATCACCCGCTGTACCGGCTGAAGTCCCGCGCGCAACGCGGGATCGTCTTCGTCCAGGGCCAGATCGCGCCGTTGACCGAGACGGTGACCCGGTACTCGGCGAGGGATGCCGCCCGCTACCTCGGCGAGGTGCGGGACCGGGCCGAGTCGTGCGCTGGGACGGGGGCGAAAATCACCGTGCTCGCCGAGGATCTCGCAGACACCGACTCGGTGCTGGTCCGTGTCGAGCACCATGACAACGCCGTTTCCGAGTATCTGTTCGTTCGGGTCGGCGATCTGACTGCCGAACTCTGGGTGGCCGACCGCGCGGCCGCTACGAGGTACGCCCCAAAGGTTGCCGAACGGCTCTGCGCCGGCACCGACGCCTGCTGAGTCTGACGTCCCGGACTCACATCCGGAGGGCCTCCGGGGTGTGCAGGCGGAGCATGGTGGCGGCTACGTCGGCCGGGGCTCGCCGGCGGGTCGCCATGGACACGGCGACCATCACGGTGAAGGCCAGCGGCACCGTCCAGGCGGCCGGCTGCGCGATGAGCGTGGCCGGCCAGCCGGACAGCGGTGGGCCGAGCACGGTGACCAGCACCGCGCCGATCGCCGCGCCGCCGCCGACCACCACGCCGGCGGTGGCGCCCACGTCGGTCAGCCCGCGCCACCAGATGCCGAGCACCAGCAGCGGGCAGAAGCTCGACGCGGCGACAGCGAAGGCCAGCCCGACGACCTGCGACACGTCCAGTCCGGAGACGTGCAGCGACAGCACCGCCGGCACACCACCGGCGATGACGGTGGCCAGCCGGAAACCGCGTACCGAGCCCCGACCGAGCACGTCCGTCGAGATGACCCCGGCGACGCTGGTCAGCAGGCCGGACGAGGTGGAGAGGAACGCCGCGAAGGCACCGGCGGCGACCAGCGCGGCGAGTAGCCGCCCGGCCAGGCCGTCACCCAGAGCCGCCTCGGGTAGCAGCACCACCACCGCGTCGGTCTGGCCGCTGAGCAGCAGTTGCGGGGTGTAGATCCGGCCAAGGACCCCGTACAGGGTGGGCAGCAGGTAGAACGCGCCGACCAATGCCAGCACGACAAGGGTGGTCCTGCGGGCCGACGCGCCGTCCGGATTGGTGTAGAAGCGCACCAGCACGTGCGGCAGGCCCATGGTGCCCAGAAAGGTGGCCAGGATCAGCGAGTACGTGGCGAACAGGCCCCGGTCGTCGTCACCGGCGGCGCTGGGCAGCAACCAGTCGTTGGCATCGGTGGCCACCCCGGACACGTCCGGGACCGGATCACCGGCAGCGAAGGTCAGCTCGTCGCCGGGGCGTACCTCCCGGATGTCACCGTCGGGCAGGGTGAGGGTCGCGCGGTGCTCGACCACGACTGTGGTCGCGGCCCGGAACGTCGGCCCGTCGGGTGGGGTCACCGCCGGGCGGCCGTCGGCCTGCCACTGCAGGGCCAGGAAGATCACCGGTACGGCGAGAGCGGTCAGCTTGAGCCAGTACTGGAACGCCTGCACGAAGGTGATGGCGCGCATGCCGCCCAGCGCCACGTTCGCGGTGACCACGGACGCCACCAGCAGGGCTCCGAGGGGGTACGGGGAGCCGGCCACCGTGGCCAGGGTCAGCCCGGCGCCCTGGAGCTGCGGCACCAGGTACAGCCAACCGATGAAGATCACGAAGGCTGTAGCCAGGATGCGGAGTCGACGCGATCCCAGCCGCAGCTCGCAGAAGTCGGGCAGGGTGAACGCCCCGGAGCGGCGCAGCGGCGCGGCCACGAAGAGCAGCAGGGCCAGGTAGCCGGCGGCGAACCCGACCGGGTACCAGAGCACGTCCACGCCGTACTTGAGGACCAGCCCCGCGATGCCGAGGAAGCTCGCCGCCGACAGGTACTCCCCGCCGATGGCGGCGGCGTTCCACGTGGGACTGATCGCCCGGGACGCCACCAGGAAGTCGGACGTGGTCCGGGCCAACCGCAGCCCGTAGAAGCCGATCCCGACGGTGACCAGGGTGACCGCGACGATGGCCGGGACCACGAAGTCGTTGCCCACCTCAGCGCTCCGGCCGTTGCACCAGGTCGGTGAAGTCCTGCTCGTTGCGTTCGGCGAGCCGCACGTACGCCCAGCCCACGGCGATCAGGAACGGGAAGGAGGCCACGCCGAGCAGCAGCCACGGCAGGTTGACGCCGACGACTGTGGTCCGGCCGAGCGAGGGCGCGATCGCGAACAGCCAGGGCAACCCGCCCAACCCGATGGCCACCACCAGGGACAGCCGCAGTGCCAGCGCGAGTTGGGCCCGGACCAGGCCGCGGACCAGCGCCTCACCGACCTGGGTCTGCTGGGCCAACTCGGCGCGGGTCCGCTCGGCGCGGGTGTCCTGCCGGGTGATATCGGCCAGCACGATCCGGGACCGCCGGGGCGGCGGTACCGCACCGCTCGACCCCACGTCGGGGAGTTGCTTGGCCACCCCGGCAGTCTCGCCCGCCGCACGCGATTGTCAAGCGCTCACGCTCACCAGCCTCGCAGACCGGGGCAGTCGGTAACGCTGGCGCTCACCGGGATCGTGGCGAGAACCCGCTGGGCGCGTTCCCTACCGAGGTTCGTCGCCCAGAAGCCGTCCCGGGGCAGCTCGTTGGCGATCTCCCCCAACGCGCAGGAGCGCATCGGCTCTGGCAGCCGACCCAGGGCCGGCACGGCGTCGGCCGACAGCCCGGACAGGTAGCTGACATCCAACCGGCCGGTCTCCAGGTACCTGTCGACGTTCCGATCGGCGATCAGGCGATCAGGGTTGAGAAGTGCCAACCCGAGCAGCGCCAGCACCGCCGTGCCCACCACCAGCGGGGG belongs to Micromonospora ureilytica and includes:
- a CDS encoding ABC transporter ATP-binding protein codes for the protein MTVEHPALALRGLAKRFDGTVAVAGVDLDVPAGSFYGLLGPNGAGKTTTLSMAVGLLRPDAGSAWVLGHDVWQDPVTAKRLLGVMPDGVRLFDRLTGAELLAYNGLLRGMDPAVVDQRAAELLDVLALGDAGRTLVVDYSAGMKKKIGLACALLHGPRVLVLDEPFEAVDPVSAALIRDILTRYAAGGGTVVFSSHVMEVVERLCSHVAILAGGTIKRVGTIDEVRGGRSLEQVFVEVVGGRTATGEELSWLSQ
- a CDS encoding SigE family RNA polymerase sigma factor, which gives rise to MDRDDGFEDFYRATRHRVVTVLYALGGDIHEAQDAAQEAYVRAWQRWQRIGEYGDPEAWVRGVGHRLLINRWRKIRNGIRANRRHGPATAVGPPSENTVALVAALRRLPLEQREAIVLHYLADLSVADIATQIGVPLGTVKARLSRGRQAMAPMLGSTLPEEVSNA
- a CDS encoding sodium/solute symporter, with the translated sequence MGNDFVVPAIVAVTLVTVGIGFYGLRLARTTSDFLVASRAISPTWNAAAIGGEYLSAASFLGIAGLVLKYGVDVLWYPVGFAAGYLALLLFVAAPLRRSGAFTLPDFCELRLGSRRLRILATAFVIFIGWLYLVPQLQGAGLTLATVAGSPYPLGALLVASVVTANVALGGMRAITFVQAFQYWLKLTALAVPVIFLALQWQADGRPAVTPPDGPTFRAATTVVVEHRATLTLPDGDIREVRPGDELTFAAGDPVPDVSGVATDANDWLLPSAAGDDDRGLFATYSLILATFLGTMGLPHVLVRFYTNPDGASARRTTLVVLALVGAFYLLPTLYGVLGRIYTPQLLLSGQTDAVVVLLPEAALGDGLAGRLLAALVAAGAFAAFLSTSSGLLTSVAGVISTDVLGRGSVRGFRLATVIAGGVPAVLSLHVSGLDVSQVVGLAFAVAASSFCPLLVLGIWWRGLTDVGATAGVVVGGGAAIGAVLVTVLGPPLSGWPATLIAQPAAWTVPLAFTVMVAVSMATRRRAPADVAATMLRLHTPEALRM